GTCGCGCTGGCCCGCAGCCGCAACCTCTTCGAGGGCTGCAACCTGCCGCTGCTGCGCGACGAGAACAGCACCATGCAGTTCCTCATCATGGTCGTCACGATGACCGCCGGCACGGCCGTCATCATGTGGTTCGGCGAGCAGATCACCGAGCGCGGTGTCGGCAACGGCATGTCGATCCTGATCTTCACCCAGGTCGTCGCGACCTTCCCCAGCTCGCTGTGGCAGGTCCGCGTCCAGCAGGGCTGGACGATCTTCGCGGTCGTCTTCGCGATCGGCTTGGTCATCATCGCCGCGGTCATCTTCATCGAGCAGGCGCAGCGCCGGATCCCGGTGCAGTACGCCCGGCGGATGGTCGGACGCAAGATGTTCGGCGGCTCCTCGACGTACATCCCCTTGAAGGTCAACCAGGCCGGCATCATCCCCGTCATCTTCGCCTCGAGCCTGATGTACCTGCCGATGATGGCCGCGCAGTTCAACCAGAACACCCAGTCGTGGTGGGTCGACTTCATCACCACGTACTTCCAGGACGGCGGACACCCCCTCTACATGGCGGTGTACTTCGCCCTCATCATCTTCTTCACCTACTTCTACGTCGCGATCACCTTCAACCCCGTCGAGGTCGCCGACAACATGAAGAAGTACGGCGGCTTCATCCCCGGGATCCGGGCGGGCAAGCCGACCGAGGACTACCTCAGCTACGTGCTGTCCCGCATCACGCTGCCTGGTGCGCTCTACCTCGGCTTGATCTCCCTGATCCCGCTGATCGCGTTCGTGCTGATCGACGCCAACCAGAACTTCCCGTTCGGTGGCACCTCGATCCTGATCATGGTCGGCGTCGCCCTCGACACGGTGAAGCAGATCGAGAGCCAGCTCCAGCAGCGCAACTACGAAGGGTTCCTGCGCTGACATGCGAATCATCCTGATGGGGCCTCCCGGCGCCGGGAAGGGCACGCAGGCGAAGGTCGTCGCCGAGCGGCTCGGCATCCCCGCGATCTCGACCGGTGACATCTTCCGCGCCAACGTCGCTGAGGGCACGGC
The nucleotide sequence above comes from Nocardioides massiliensis. Encoded proteins:
- the secY gene encoding preprotein translocase subunit SecY, whose translation is MLGAFANAFRTPDLRRKLLFVLGILVIFRAGSQLPTPGVHYENVQECFAQIESEGLYGLINLFSGGALLQLSVFALGIMPYITASIILQLLVVVIPRLETLKKEGQAGQSKITQYTRYLTLGLAVLQATGIVALARSRNLFEGCNLPLLRDENSTMQFLIMVVTMTAGTAVIMWFGEQITERGVGNGMSILIFTQVVATFPSSLWQVRVQQGWTIFAVVFAIGLVIIAAVIFIEQAQRRIPVQYARRMVGRKMFGGSSTYIPLKVNQAGIIPVIFASSLMYLPMMAAQFNQNTQSWWVDFITTYFQDGGHPLYMAVYFALIIFFTYFYVAITFNPVEVADNMKKYGGFIPGIRAGKPTEDYLSYVLSRITLPGALYLGLISLIPLIAFVLIDANQNFPFGGTSILIMVGVALDTVKQIESQLQQRNYEGFLR